A portion of the Stigmatella aurantiaca DW4/3-1 genome contains these proteins:
- a CDS encoding alanyl-tRNA editing protein produces the protein MASTERLYFADPFLHRFTGRVVAHAAWNGAPSIILDRTAFYPEAGGQMADRGVLGGAVVRDVQVDDAGLVHHVLELSEGGALPEVGAELPGEIDRVRRRLHMALHTGQHMLSRALVDVANAHTVSSRLGETLCTIDVDLDVLDERKVAEAEEFVNAVIEDDVAIRAFFPTPEELAALPLRRQPKVTENIRVVQIDGFDVSPCGGTHCTRSAQVGMIRVLGVERNKGKGRVLFSAGRRARSELWAEAGTLRGLSRAFTCGPGEVPTSIDKLRRELTEAREALGAARARLAEHTAAELASALEQSPEHRVVAVVEGASPESLRAIAARLTARPEAVVLLAGQGPEGLPVLIARGSGASFGCGAFLKRLAEAAGGRGGGRPEHAEGRLPPGTDFPALVASLLG, from the coding sequence ATGGCCTCCACCGAGCGTCTTTACTTCGCCGATCCCTTCCTGCACCGCTTCACCGGACGCGTGGTGGCCCACGCGGCCTGGAATGGAGCGCCTTCAATCATTCTAGACCGCACCGCGTTCTATCCGGAGGCCGGAGGGCAGATGGCGGACCGGGGCGTGCTGGGGGGCGCCGTAGTGCGCGATGTCCAGGTCGATGACGCGGGCCTCGTGCACCACGTCCTGGAGCTGTCCGAGGGGGGCGCCCTTCCCGAGGTCGGCGCCGAGCTGCCGGGGGAGATTGACCGGGTGCGTCGCCGCCTGCACATGGCGCTGCACACCGGACAGCACATGCTCTCGCGGGCCCTCGTCGATGTGGCCAACGCGCACACCGTCTCCTCGCGCCTGGGCGAGACGCTGTGCACCATCGATGTGGACCTGGACGTGCTCGATGAGCGGAAGGTGGCGGAGGCGGAGGAGTTCGTGAACGCCGTCATCGAGGACGACGTGGCCATCCGCGCCTTCTTTCCCACCCCCGAGGAGCTGGCCGCGCTGCCCCTGCGCCGCCAGCCAAAGGTGACCGAGAACATCCGGGTGGTGCAGATCGACGGCTTTGACGTGTCGCCCTGTGGCGGCACCCACTGCACCCGCTCCGCGCAGGTGGGGATGATCCGGGTGCTGGGCGTGGAGCGCAATAAAGGCAAGGGGCGGGTGCTGTTCTCCGCGGGGCGCCGGGCCCGGAGCGAGCTGTGGGCGGAAGCCGGCACGCTTCGGGGGCTGAGCCGTGCCTTCACCTGCGGGCCGGGCGAAGTGCCCACCTCCATTGACAAGCTCCGCCGCGAGCTCACCGAGGCGCGCGAGGCGCTGGGAGCGGCCCGGGCTCGGCTGGCCGAGCACACCGCCGCCGAATTGGCCTCCGCCCTGGAGCAGTCGCCGGAGCACCGGGTGGTGGCGGTGGTGGAAGGGGCTTCCCCGGAGTCGCTCCGGGCCATCGCGGCGCGGCTCACCGCTCGGCCGGAGGCGGTGGTGCTGCTCGCGGGCCAGGGCCCCGAGGGGCTGCCGGTGCTGATCGCCCGAGGCAGTGGGGCCTCCTTTGGCTGTGGGGCCTTCCTCAAGCGCCTGGCGGAAGCCGCGGGGGGGCGAGGGGGGGGACGTCCCGAGCATGCCGAGGGACGTCTTCCTCCGGGAACGGATTTCCCAGCCCTCGTGGCGTCCCTGCTCGGCTGA
- a CDS encoding alpha/beta fold hydrolase — protein sequence MNREGLVDIGTGPAVVLLHGFPHTPRLWDAVLPRLAQTHRVIAPNLVAGGDGHALAAAVAALLDGLGIDRADVVGIDAGAPPAFVLALSQPERVRRLVLMESLLGRLPGAESFLANGPPWWFGFHQVPGLAETVLEGHEREYIEWFLRAGTHGGRGVAPEIRDAFVAAYTGRAALASAFAYYRALPVTAAQIASLIVEQGRRLPMPVLAIGAHPVGPALAAQLRPVADNLTEVQLENCGHIIPLDAPGQLLEVLVPFLLTPVA from the coding sequence ATGAACCGTGAGGGGCTCGTCGATATCGGCACCGGACCGGCTGTCGTGTTGTTGCACGGCTTCCCGCACACACCGCGACTGTGGGACGCGGTGCTGCCCCGGCTCGCCCAGACCCACCGGGTGATCGCGCCCAACCTGGTCGCTGGCGGGGATGGGCATGCCCTCGCGGCCGCCGTCGCAGCCCTCCTCGACGGACTGGGGATTGACCGGGCCGACGTCGTCGGCATCGACGCAGGCGCACCGCCGGCCTTTGTTCTGGCCCTCTCGCAGCCGGAGCGGGTGCGGCGGCTGGTGCTGATGGAGTCGTTGCTTGGACGGCTCCCAGGCGCGGAATCCTTCCTCGCCAACGGTCCGCCGTGGTGGTTCGGCTTCCACCAGGTGCCCGGCTTGGCCGAGACCGTGTTGGAGGGGCATGAGCGGGAGTACATTGAGTGGTTCCTCCGTGCTGGCACCCACGGCGGCCGTGGAGTGGCCCCGGAGATCCGGGATGCCTTTGTCGCCGCCTACACCGGACGTGCAGCACTGGCCAGCGCCTTCGCGTATTACCGCGCGCTGCCAGTCACAGCGGCGCAGATCGCGTCGCTCATCGTCGAACAGGGGAGACGGCTGCCGATGCCGGTGCTGGCGATCGGTGCGCATCCCGTTGGCCCTGCGCTCGCGGCCCAGCTGCGGCCGGTCGCCGACAATCTGACCGAGGTGCAGCTCGAGAACTGCGGGCACATCATCCCGCTCGATGCGCCCGGGCAGCTCCTGGAGGTGTTGGTGCCGTTCCTGCTCACGCCCGTTGCGTGA
- a CDS encoding DUF6691 family protein, with the protein MKAIVSAGLMGVLFALGLGLGGMTHPEKVLGFLDVMGRWEPSLALVMGGALGVHALFLRWSRRWKAPVLAARFASPPYSRVDGSLVTGAALFGVGWGLVGYCPGPAFVALATGGRDALMFALSMLAGMLLFRFWTRFRAPVGGSPDATN; encoded by the coding sequence GTGAAGGCCATCGTGAGCGCGGGGCTCATGGGTGTCCTCTTCGCACTCGGCCTTGGGCTGGGAGGGATGACGCACCCTGAGAAGGTGCTGGGTTTCCTGGACGTCATGGGCAGGTGGGAGCCGTCGTTGGCCCTGGTCATGGGCGGGGCGTTGGGCGTGCATGCCCTCTTCCTTCGATGGAGCCGGCGCTGGAAGGCCCCAGTGTTGGCCGCCCGGTTCGCGTCCCCGCCTTACTCACGGGTAGACGGCTCACTCGTCACAGGGGCCGCACTGTTCGGCGTGGGCTGGGGCCTCGTGGGTTACTGCCCGGGCCCCGCCTTCGTCGCGCTGGCCACGGGCGGACGGGACGCGTTGATGTTCGCCTTGTCCATGCTCGCGGGGATGCTGTTGTTCCGCTTTTGGACGCGATTCAGGGCACCGGTTGGAGGATCGCCTGATGCAACGAATTGA
- a CDS encoding YeeE/YedE family protein: MSSLLLPLLGGALIGLSASLLLLFNGRIAGISGIAGGLFGEMKGERGWRLAFLGGLVGGGLLLRVVWPETLGTSHAPGSGWLVAAGLLVGVGTRLGNGCTSGHGVCGLARGSRRSFVATLTFMATGALTVFFVRHVLGSAG; the protein is encoded by the coding sequence ATGTCCTCTTTGCTTCTTCCACTCCTGGGCGGCGCTCTCATCGGGTTGAGCGCTTCGCTCCTACTGCTGTTCAACGGACGCATCGCGGGAATCAGTGGTATCGCGGGAGGGCTCTTCGGGGAGATGAAGGGAGAGCGAGGCTGGCGCCTGGCCTTCCTGGGGGGACTGGTCGGCGGAGGGCTGCTCCTGCGTGTCGTGTGGCCCGAGACGCTGGGGACGTCCCATGCCCCCGGGTCGGGATGGCTGGTGGCAGCGGGGTTATTGGTGGGCGTGGGCACGCGGCTGGGAAATGGCTGCACCAGCGGTCATGGAGTGTGCGGCCTTGCAAGGGGCTCGAGGCGGTCGTTCGTCGCCACGCTGACGTTCATGGCCACGGGAGCTCTGACGGTCTTCTTCGTTCGCCACGTGCTGGGAAGTGCAGGGTGA
- a CDS encoding CsbD family protein, whose protein sequence is MNQDQVNGVWEQFRGKAKQVWGELTDDDFMKAEGSTDRLYGIIQQRFGDTKEAIKAKLDKLKLP, encoded by the coding sequence ATGAATCAAGACCAGGTAAATGGCGTTTGGGAGCAGTTCAGGGGCAAGGCGAAGCAGGTGTGGGGGGAGCTCACCGACGATGACTTCATGAAGGCGGAAGGGTCGACGGACAGACTGTACGGCATCATTCAGCAGCGATTCGGTGACACCAAGGAAGCGATCAAGGCAAAGTTGGACAAGCTGAAGCTTCCGTAA
- a CDS encoding GlsB/YeaQ/YmgE family stress response membrane protein, with amino-acid sequence MWIIIGALAGWIGSKIMGTDARQGGLANIVIGIIGAVVGGFASRLFFGNDANTNSLLGSFLIALMGSCAVIFAWKTVSHRKA; translated from the coding sequence TTGTGGATCATCATCGGCGCGCTCGCGGGCTGGATTGGCAGCAAGATCATGGGCACTGATGCGCGCCAAGGAGGACTGGCGAACATCGTTATTGGAATCATCGGGGCTGTGGTCGGTGGTTTTGCTTCCCGTCTCTTCTTCGGGAATGACGCCAATACCAACAGCTTGCTGGGCAGTTTCCTGATCGCGCTGATGGGATCGTGCGCGGTCATTTTCGCCTGGAAGACTGTCTCACACCGCAAGGCTTGA
- a CDS encoding OmpA family protein: MPARAADFGLKFEPGVAVPLTAPQSQLYKTGGGLTLKALFGLNQYLDIGPSVTLLQLPATADQMEPGAAWAFGGGLRFKRPHNAPGGSEGFFAISPWADADALYVRTGSLNRPGLAVAAGLSIPIGETRSFWAGPFVRYLHIIQHGRADYDNHDAKILSVGVSLEVGPGLPRKHEAVAAVEVRTIPQETFSCPDRDKDGVPDNVDRCTHVAGPMDSWGCPEYKKVVVNRDKLVLKEKLYFAWNQSTLEEASFPVLDEAVQALKDNPDFRVQIEGHSDSSGADDNNQTLSEKRAKTVLDYLVAHGIAKERLVSKGFSSSVPLDTNNTVAGRENNRRVEFVVNFNILNDGSTK, encoded by the coding sequence ATGCCAGCGCGGGCCGCTGACTTCGGATTGAAGTTCGAGCCCGGAGTGGCGGTGCCGCTGACCGCCCCCCAGTCGCAGCTCTACAAAACCGGAGGTGGCCTCACCCTGAAGGCGCTCTTCGGCTTGAACCAATATCTGGACATTGGCCCCAGCGTGACCCTGCTTCAGTTGCCTGCGACGGCGGATCAGATGGAGCCCGGAGCGGCGTGGGCGTTCGGCGGAGGACTGCGCTTCAAGCGGCCCCATAACGCTCCCGGCGGTTCCGAGGGGTTCTTCGCCATCTCGCCCTGGGCGGATGCTGACGCCCTCTATGTCCGCACCGGCTCGCTCAACCGTCCTGGCCTCGCCGTCGCCGCGGGCCTCTCCATTCCCATCGGAGAGACACGGTCGTTCTGGGCCGGCCCGTTCGTTCGCTACCTCCACATCATCCAGCACGGCCGCGCCGACTACGACAACCATGACGCCAAGATCTTGAGCGTGGGCGTCAGCCTGGAGGTCGGACCCGGTCTCCCGCGCAAGCACGAGGCCGTCGCCGCCGTGGAGGTCCGCACCATCCCCCAGGAGACCTTCTCCTGTCCTGACCGTGACAAGGACGGCGTCCCCGACAACGTGGACCGCTGCACCCACGTGGCGGGGCCGATGGACTCGTGGGGCTGCCCTGAATACAAAAAGGTGGTCGTCAACCGGGACAAGTTGGTGCTGAAGGAGAAGCTCTACTTCGCCTGGAACCAGAGCACGCTCGAAGAGGCATCGTTCCCAGTGCTCGATGAGGCCGTACAAGCGCTGAAGGACAACCCGGACTTTCGCGTGCAGATCGAAGGGCACAGCGACTCGTCCGGCGCGGACGATAACAACCAGACGCTCTCCGAGAAGCGGGCGAAGACGGTGTTGGATTACCTCGTGGCGCACGGCATCGCAAAGGAGCGGCTCGTCTCGAAGGGCTTCAGCTCGTCCGTCCCTCTCGACACCAACAACACGGTCGCCGGTCGCGAGAACAACCGCCGCGTCGAGTTCGTTGTCAACTTCAACATCCTGAATGACGGGAGCACGAAATGA
- a CDS encoding ice-binding family protein: protein MRSLKTGVLFLLFSLMTACGQQLVEFPDDTNDPGDDAGSGGDAGSGGDAGSGGDAGISPTVVSTRPANAATSVAVNAPITATFSTEMNPATLSTAFTLRQDATFVAGDVAYLGTTATLTPKGNLAPGSVFTATISTASKDLEGHALATDYTWSFTTDAHIISPTVIASSPVNAATNVSTNKRIMATFNKGMNPATITTSTFTVYQGATAVAGAVTWSAATNEATFTPTLPLELSQTYTATISTGAQDAAGSSLATNHDWSFTTGACSQLPVELGSAGNFAVMAGSTVTSTGQTSVTGDLGVSSGTAITGFPPGKLIGAKHAGDPTAAQGIADLTAAYNNAAGRSLCPVTVAGNLGGQTLTPGLYKSTSSLAISEGDLTLDAKGDGDAVFIFQMASTLTTTAGRQVVLTGGARSTNIFWQVGTSATFGTTSSFQGTVMADQAITLNTGATLNGRALARIGAVALDDNTIVKPAP from the coding sequence ATGAGAAGCCTGAAGACTGGAGTCCTGTTCCTGCTGTTCTCCTTGATGACCGCCTGCGGGCAGCAACTGGTCGAGTTCCCCGACGACACCAACGACCCGGGTGATGACGCCGGCAGCGGCGGTGACGCCGGCAGCGGCGGTGACGCTGGCAGCGGCGGTGACGCTGGCATCTCGCCAACCGTCGTCTCCACCAGACCCGCGAATGCCGCGACGTCGGTCGCCGTCAATGCCCCCATCACCGCGACCTTCAGCACGGAGATGAACCCTGCGACGCTGTCCACGGCGTTCACGCTGAGGCAAGACGCGACCTTCGTGGCTGGAGATGTGGCCTACCTCGGCACCACCGCGACGCTGACCCCCAAGGGCAACCTCGCTCCGGGTTCCGTGTTCACCGCGACGATCTCGACCGCGAGCAAGGACCTTGAGGGCCACGCCCTGGCCACGGACTACACGTGGAGCTTCACCACGGATGCTCACATCATCTCGCCGACCGTCATCGCCTCAAGCCCGGTGAACGCCGCGACGAACGTGTCGACCAACAAGAGAATCATGGCCACCTTCAACAAGGGGATGAACCCGGCGACGATCACCACCTCGACCTTCACCGTGTATCAAGGGGCGACGGCTGTCGCAGGCGCTGTCACCTGGTCGGCGGCAACCAACGAGGCGACCTTCACGCCGACCCTCCCGCTTGAACTGTCGCAGACCTATACGGCGACAATCTCGACGGGCGCCCAGGATGCGGCGGGCAGCTCATTGGCAACCAACCACGATTGGAGCTTCACCACGGGTGCCTGCAGCCAATTGCCAGTCGAACTCGGCTCGGCCGGCAACTTCGCGGTGATGGCTGGCTCCACCGTGACCAGTACCGGTCAGACCTCGGTCACGGGAGACCTCGGGGTGAGTTCAGGCACTGCCATCACCGGGTTCCCGCCTGGAAAACTCATCGGGGCGAAGCATGCGGGAGATCCGACGGCGGCCCAGGGTATTGCCGACTTGACGGCGGCCTACAACAATGCTGCGGGGCGATCGCTGTGCCCAGTCACCGTGGCCGGAAACCTCGGCGGACAGACGCTGACACCTGGCCTCTACAAGTCGACGTCCTCCCTCGCGATCTCCGAGGGGGATCTCACGCTCGACGCCAAGGGTGATGGGGACGCAGTCTTCATCTTCCAGATGGCGTCCACGTTGACCACCACCGCCGGGCGCCAGGTCGTCCTGACCGGGGGCGCCAGATCGACCAACATCTTCTGGCAGGTCGGCACCTCGGCGACCTTCGGAACAACGTCCTCCTTTCAAGGAACGGTCATGGCGGATCAAGCAATCACGTTGAATACAGGTGCCACGCTGAACGGAAGAGCGTTGGCCCGGATTGGCGCGGTCGCCTTGGATGACAACACGATCGTGAAGCCCGCGCCGTAG
- a CDS encoding RluA family pseudouridine synthase, producing MAFNTGYAYREQLGVRARGQSTLSYLVASYRHSPEPVWRERLARGEVLLDDLPATGEELLKPGQRLVWNRPPWEEKETPRDYTLVYADEAILAVDKPGGLPTMPGGGFLVNTLLHVVRERFPEVSPLHRLGRGTSGLVLFARTHDAAAKLSRAWREHEVEKRYRALSSHVASQDAYDITAPIGEAVHPGRGLLSMALPSGKASRSLARVLQRRAASTLFEVDIQTGRSQQIRIHLAFIGHPLEGDPVYTVGGVPRAEQPGLLGDTGYLLHAERLCFVHPLTGERLELHATLPSELLVK from the coding sequence ATGGCGTTCAACACGGGCTATGCCTACCGCGAACAACTCGGTGTCCGGGCCCGAGGACAGAGCACGCTCTCCTATCTGGTCGCCTCCTACCGGCACTCTCCGGAGCCGGTGTGGCGGGAGCGGCTCGCGCGAGGCGAAGTCCTGTTGGATGACCTGCCCGCGACGGGCGAGGAGCTTCTGAAACCCGGCCAGAGGCTCGTCTGGAACCGGCCCCCCTGGGAGGAGAAGGAGACGCCGCGCGACTACACGCTCGTGTATGCGGACGAGGCAATCCTCGCGGTCGACAAGCCGGGCGGACTGCCCACGATGCCGGGGGGTGGCTTCCTCGTGAACACCCTGCTCCACGTCGTGCGGGAGCGCTTCCCGGAGGTGAGCCCCCTGCACCGGCTGGGGCGCGGCACCTCGGGCCTCGTGCTCTTCGCGCGCACGCACGACGCGGCGGCGAAGCTGTCCAGGGCCTGGAGAGAACACGAGGTGGAGAAGCGCTACCGGGCCCTGTCGAGCCACGTGGCCTCCCAGGATGCCTACGACATCACCGCGCCCATCGGCGAGGCGGTGCATCCGGGGCGGGGCCTGCTCTCCATGGCGCTCCCCAGCGGCAAGGCGTCCCGGAGTCTGGCGCGCGTGCTCCAGCGGCGCGCGGCGAGTACCCTCTTCGAGGTGGATATCCAGACAGGCCGCTCGCAGCAGATCCGCATCCACCTGGCCTTCATCGGGCACCCGCTCGAGGGAGATCCCGTCTACACCGTGGGAGGTGTCCCGCGCGCCGAGCAGCCGGGACTGCTCGGGGACACGGGTTATCTGCTACACGCGGAGAGGCTTTGCTTCGTACATCCCCTCACGGGCGAGCGCCTGGAATTGCACGCCACCCTTCCGAGTGAACTCCTGGTGAAGTAG
- a CDS encoding phytanoyl-CoA dioxygenase family protein yields MRADEIVERVRAEGWCIVEGIIPALDLPEVQAEVREELDRQSAGWSAEVSRISNAGFQMPPKGIVHAQAVINRLPWLARHVANPLLIEAGEALLGRYFKVSSVGAIVTYPGNERGYWHADWPFNQKLATTLPSPYPDAVMNLSAIFMLSPFNKQTGGTILLPGSHRRSHNPSGGSHTEQFEPHSAEVTASGKPGDVLFYDSRLWHCVAPNLSAGPRMALNVRYSAWWLNLEFRRKGSPEYERLLRDSKGKDNSVPLIPQAAFDSMPESAKPFFAHWVER; encoded by the coding sequence ATGAGAGCCGATGAGATTGTTGAGCGGGTACGGGCAGAGGGCTGGTGCATTGTGGAGGGCATCATCCCGGCCTTGGATTTGCCTGAGGTCCAGGCGGAGGTCCGTGAGGAACTCGACCGGCAGAGCGCCGGCTGGTCCGCAGAGGTCTCCCGGATCTCGAATGCCGGCTTCCAGATGCCCCCCAAGGGAATCGTCCACGCCCAGGCAGTGATCAACCGCCTGCCTTGGCTGGCACGCCACGTCGCGAATCCACTCCTGATAGAGGCAGGAGAAGCGCTGCTGGGCCGGTATTTCAAGGTGTCTTCGGTCGGGGCCATCGTGACCTATCCCGGCAACGAGAGGGGCTACTGGCACGCCGACTGGCCCTTCAACCAGAAACTGGCCACGACGCTCCCAAGCCCCTATCCCGACGCCGTGATGAACCTTTCGGCGATCTTCATGCTGTCGCCGTTCAACAAACAGACCGGAGGAACGATCCTGCTGCCTGGCAGCCACCGGCGCTCCCACAATCCCAGCGGAGGAAGTCATACCGAGCAGTTCGAACCCCACTCCGCGGAAGTGACTGCCTCCGGCAAACCAGGGGATGTCCTGTTCTACGACAGCCGCCTGTGGCACTGTGTCGCTCCGAACTTGAGCGCTGGGCCCAGAATGGCCTTGAATGTGCGCTACTCAGCGTGGTGGCTCAACCTTGAGTTCCGCAGGAAAGGCTCACCTGAATACGAGCGGCTTCTGCGTGATTCCAAGGGGAAAGACAATTCAGTCCCCCTGATCCCGCAGGCGGCCTTCGATTCCATGCCGGAGAGCGCCAAACCGTTCTTCGCGCACTGGGTTGAACGCTGA